The proteins below are encoded in one region of Alkalinema sp. FACHB-956:
- a CDS encoding GGDEF domain-containing protein, with protein sequence MIFRADDSTAALKRKASIFILTVMALAGLLATVLHAFEPQPHLLSRIIPPASAIFCFGLLLYLLKVPQQLPLVIKLTLGWSCLIFLLPEYFFVIDAWIHPDRRLVDSFPPISSGLFLLISGIVVFLQPHRAIQLAIALWITIAAPVVIYFSFHLPELSTPRGIDLMITLLPSMAINFTLLLFYSQLQDAVVKLYLERLHFKEVAEKDGLTGIFNRRAGEKFLQTLLDQAEASIGIILCDVDHFKQVNDRYGHLVGDRVLQAIAHCCQTHLRKQDIFSRWGGEEFLVVVPGETATELLHLADRLRMVIANHPIPEVGHVTASFGVAVLQHQETLAQLFDRADQALYQAKRLGRDRVMLAPASQPVTSDRSLR encoded by the coding sequence ATGATCTTTCGAGCAGACGATTCCACAGCAGCCCTCAAGCGCAAAGCCTCCATTTTCATCCTAACAGTCATGGCCTTAGCAGGACTATTGGCAACCGTTCTCCACGCCTTTGAACCCCAGCCCCACCTCCTATCCAGAATCATTCCGCCCGCCAGTGCTATCTTTTGCTTCGGCCTTTTGCTATACCTGCTGAAAGTGCCTCAGCAACTCCCCCTCGTCATCAAACTCACATTGGGCTGGAGTTGCTTAATTTTTCTACTCCCAGAATACTTCTTTGTCATTGATGCTTGGATACATCCCGATCGCCGTTTAGTGGATAGTTTCCCACCTATTTCCTCAGGACTGTTTCTGCTAATTTCCGGAATCGTCGTCTTTCTTCAACCCCATCGCGCTATCCAACTTGCGATTGCACTATGGATAACGATCGCAGCACCTGTCGTCATCTATTTTAGTTTCCATTTGCCAGAACTATCTACTCCCCGTGGCATTGACTTAATGATTACCCTTCTGCCTTCCATGGCGATTAACTTTACATTACTTCTGTTTTACTCCCAGCTTCAGGATGCCGTTGTCAAACTTTATCTAGAGCGATTACATTTCAAGGAAGTCGCCGAAAAAGATGGACTCACCGGTATCTTTAACCGTCGAGCGGGTGAAAAATTCCTGCAAACCTTGCTCGATCAGGCGGAAGCGTCGATCGGCATCATCCTCTGCGATGTCGATCACTTCAAACAGGTGAACGATCGCTATGGTCATTTAGTCGGAGATCGGGTGCTACAAGCGATCGCCCATTGTTGCCAAACCCATTTGCGGAAACAGGATATCTTCAGTCGCTGGGGCGGCGAAGAATTTTTAGTCGTCGTGCCTGGAGAAACTGCAACGGAATTGCTACACCTGGCAGACCGGCTGAGAATGGTTATCGCCAATCACCCCATCCCGGAGGTTGGCCATGTCACAGCATCCTTTGGAGTCGCCGTCTTGCAACACCAAGAAACCCTCGCGCAATTGTTTGACCGGGCAGACCAAGCCTTATACCAAGCAAAAAGACTGGGGCGCGATCGTGTGATGCTGGCCCCAGCCTCTCAACCCGTTACCAGCGATCGATCGCTGCGTTAA
- the carB gene encoding carbamoyl-phosphate synthase large subunit — MPRRNDLKKILLIGSGPIVIGQACEFDYSGTQACKALRDEGYEVILINSNPATIMTDPETADRTYIEPLTPELVEQVIAKERPDALLPTMGGQTALNLAVTLAKSGVLDRYNVELIGAKLPAIEMAEDRKLFKEAMERIGVGVCPSGLAETMEEAKRIAQEIGSYPLIIRPAFTLGGTGGGIAYNQEEYEAIAQSGLDASPVSQILVEKSLLGWKEYELEVMRDLADNVVIICSIENFDPMGVHTGDSITVAPAQTLTDKEYQRLRDASIKIIREIGVETGGSNIQFSVNPETGEVIVIEMNPRVSRSSALASKATGFPIAKMAAKLAVGYTLDEIPNDITKKTPASFEPTIDYVVTKIPRFAFEKFPGSQPTLTTQMKSVGEAMAIGRTFQESFQKALRSLETGRAGWGCDREETLPAIEQIRASLRTPNPERVFSLRHAMLSGMTVEEIHELTAIDLWFLDKLQDLLKTEQFLRSTALTSLDQDTLYAIKRQGFSDRQIAFATGTHEDEVRSYRKSLGVIPVYKTVDTCAAEFEALTPYYYSAYETETEVLPSDKPKIMILGGGPNRIGQGIEFDYCCCHASFALQDDGYETIMVNSNPETVSTDYDTSDRLYFEPLTKEDVLNILEAENPRGVIIQFGGQTPLKLAVPLQEYLASDSATVETKILGTSPDSIDTAEDRERFERILRELDIKQPANGLARSYEEAREVANRISYPVVVRPSYVLGGRAMEIVYSDAELERYMVYAVQVEPDHPILIDKFLENAIEVDVDAIADATGQVVIGGVMEHIEQAGIHSGDSACSIPTVSLPESVLTQIRTWTVQLAKALKVVGLMNIQFAVQGEQVYILEANPRASRTVPFVSKAIGKPLAKLAARIMSGKTLAELDFTSEIIPTHISVKEAVLPFEKFAGTDTILGPEMRSTGEVMGIDSNFGTAYAKAELGASQRLPREGMVFVSTNNRDKGLVVSVVQEFIDLGFKIVATSGTRQVLKEHGVEVELVYKLHEGRPHVLDWIKNGQIQLIINTPSGEEAQSDGRTIRRAALMYKIPIVTTIAGAKATAAAIRSMQSQTLAVKALQDYF, encoded by the coding sequence ATGCCGCGTCGTAATGACCTCAAAAAGATCCTGTTAATTGGCTCGGGCCCGATCGTGATTGGACAGGCTTGCGAGTTTGACTATTCGGGGACGCAGGCATGTAAAGCACTGCGGGATGAAGGATATGAGGTCATTCTCATCAACTCCAATCCGGCTACGATCATGACGGATCCGGAGACTGCCGATCGTACCTACATCGAACCCCTAACGCCCGAACTGGTGGAGCAAGTCATTGCCAAGGAGCGCCCCGATGCCCTCCTGCCCACCATGGGGGGACAGACCGCCTTAAACCTTGCCGTTACCCTAGCTAAGAGTGGGGTGCTCGATCGCTATAACGTTGAACTGATTGGCGCGAAACTGCCCGCGATCGAAATGGCGGAGGATCGCAAGCTCTTTAAAGAGGCCATGGAACGGATTGGCGTCGGTGTCTGTCCCTCCGGCTTGGCAGAAACGATGGAAGAAGCCAAGCGCATCGCCCAGGAAATTGGTAGCTATCCGTTGATTATTCGTCCAGCCTTTACCCTCGGGGGCACCGGCGGCGGTATTGCCTACAACCAAGAGGAATACGAAGCGATCGCCCAGTCCGGGTTAGACGCCAGCCCCGTTTCGCAGATTCTAGTTGAAAAATCGCTGCTGGGCTGGAAGGAATACGAACTGGAAGTGATGCGGGATTTAGCCGATAACGTGGTGATTATCTGCTCGATCGAAAACTTTGATCCCATGGGCGTCCACACCGGCGACTCCATCACTGTTGCACCAGCGCAAACGCTAACGGACAAGGAATACCAACGCCTGCGGGATGCCTCGATTAAAATCATTCGCGAAATCGGCGTCGAAACCGGCGGATCGAACATTCAATTCTCCGTCAATCCTGAAACGGGCGAAGTGATTGTGATTGAGATGAATCCGCGCGTGTCGCGATCGTCGGCCTTGGCTTCGAAAGCTACGGGATTCCCGATCGCAAAAATGGCGGCGAAGTTAGCCGTGGGCTACACGTTAGATGAAATCCCCAACGACATCACGAAAAAGACCCCGGCCAGCTTTGAACCGACGATCGATTACGTCGTCACCAAAATTCCTCGCTTTGCCTTTGAAAAGTTCCCCGGTTCCCAGCCCACCCTAACCACGCAAATGAAGTCCGTGGGGGAAGCGATGGCGATCGGGCGGACGTTCCAAGAGTCCTTCCAAAAAGCCTTGCGATCGCTGGAAACGGGGCGAGCTGGCTGGGGCTGCGATCGCGAGGAAACCTTGCCAGCGATTGAACAAATTCGGGCTAGCCTGCGGACACCCAACCCGGAGCGCGTCTTCAGCCTGCGCCACGCCATGCTGAGTGGGATGACCGTTGAGGAGATTCATGAATTAACCGCGATCGATCTGTGGTTCCTGGATAAGTTGCAGGATTTACTGAAAACGGAACAATTCCTCCGATCGACCGCCTTAACCAGCCTCGATCAGGACACCCTATACGCCATCAAACGGCAGGGCTTTAGCGATCGGCAAATTGCCTTTGCGACGGGCACCCACGAGGATGAAGTCCGCAGCTACCGCAAATCCCTCGGGGTGATTCCGGTCTACAAAACCGTTGACACCTGCGCGGCGGAATTTGAAGCGCTGACGCCTTACTATTACTCCGCCTACGAAACGGAAACGGAAGTGCTGCCGTCCGATAAACCCAAAATTATGATCCTGGGCGGGGGGCCAAACCGGATTGGGCAAGGGATTGAGTTTGACTATTGCTGTTGCCATGCCTCCTTTGCCTTACAGGATGATGGCTATGAAACGATCATGGTCAACTCCAACCCAGAAACGGTTTCCACGGACTACGACACCAGCGATCGCCTGTACTTTGAACCGCTGACCAAGGAAGATGTGCTCAACATTTTGGAAGCGGAAAATCCCAGGGGTGTGATTATCCAATTTGGGGGGCAAACGCCGCTGAAGTTGGCAGTCCCGTTGCAAGAATATTTAGCCAGCGATTCCGCAACCGTTGAAACCAAGATTCTGGGCACCTCACCGGATTCGATCGACACTGCCGAAGATCGGGAGCGGTTTGAAAGAATTCTGCGGGAGTTGGACATCAAGCAGCCCGCCAACGGCCTCGCCCGCAGTTACGAGGAAGCGCGGGAAGTGGCCAACCGGATTAGTTACCCGGTGGTGGTGCGGCCTAGTTATGTGCTGGGCGGTCGGGCTATGGAGATTGTCTATTCCGATGCGGAATTGGAACGCTACATGGTTTACGCCGTACAGGTGGAGCCGGATCACCCGATTTTGATCGATAAGTTTTTAGAAAACGCGATCGAGGTGGATGTGGACGCGATCGCCGATGCGACGGGTCAGGTGGTAATCGGGGGCGTCATGGAGCACATTGAACAGGCGGGGATTCACTCGGGGGATTCCGCTTGTTCCATTCCGACGGTGTCGTTGCCCGAGAGCGTGCTGACGCAAATTCGTACTTGGACGGTGCAACTGGCCAAAGCTCTGAAAGTCGTGGGCTTGATGAATATCCAGTTCGCCGTGCAAGGGGAACAGGTATACATCCTAGAAGCCAATCCCCGCGCCTCTCGAACGGTGCCGTTTGTTTCTAAAGCGATCGGAAAACCCTTGGCTAAGTTAGCAGCGCGGATCATGTCGGGGAAAACGCTAGCGGAATTGGATTTTACATCGGAAATTATTCCGACCCATATCTCGGTGAAGGAAGCAGTGTTGCCCTTTGAAAAATTCGCGGGAACGGATACCATTCTGGGGCCGGAGATGCGATCGACGGGCGAAGTCATGGGCATCGATAGTAATTTTGGGACGGCCTACGCGAAGGCGGAGTTGGGTGCGAGTCAACGCTTGCCTCGGGAAGGCATGGTGTTTGTATCCACCAATAACCGGGACAAAGGGCTGGTGGTGTCGGTGGTGCAGGAGTTCATCGATCTGGGCTTCAAGATCGTGGCCACCAGCGGAACTCGTCAAGTGTTGAAGGAGCACGGTGTGGAAGTGGAGTTGGTCTATAAACTCCACGAGGGACGGCCCCATGTACTGGATTGGATCAAGAACGGGCAAATCCAGTTGATTATCAACACACCCTCTGGGGAAGAGGCCCAATCCGATGGGCGCACGATTCGGCGGGCGGCGCTGATGTATAAAATCCCCATCGTGACGACGATCGCGGGGGCTAAGGCAACGGCGGCGGCGATTCGATCGATGCAATCCCAAACCCTAGCGGTGAAAGCGTTGCAGGATTATTTTTAA
- a CDS encoding helix-turn-helix domain-containing protein, with amino-acid sequence MDKFAAETLKAIAEKLIQAREAQGISLNEISTKTYIPLRLLKALEAAETYKLPEPIFVQGFIKRYADLVGLDGTAISHEFPLEQTTSSIPNPVVTYSQPVTARPAEPLIQAPVQSSVPNPTRRVETSPSNATPRNASTVGDRSNSSAPTAEPIASSSTMLQDLPSSWTRSLNTPSDRPNWRLPVLAGILGVVLLGSMVFLLTQNRTPTPEPASPSGATTVPPAPSPSPQPITDGRSGTIAATSTTPAPQAAASPQAAASPSAAPQPGAVTVNLNVTDDSWVEVEVDGKVETSATLPKGTQKTWSGQKEIIVYSGNAKGVSVSRNQGAAKALGKTANPQGIKFTPTGESPL; translated from the coding sequence GTGGACAAGTTTGCAGCAGAAACACTCAAAGCGATCGCAGAAAAGCTCATCCAAGCCCGAGAAGCTCAGGGAATTTCTTTGAATGAGATTTCTACTAAGACTTACATTCCGCTGCGGCTCTTGAAGGCATTGGAGGCAGCAGAGACCTACAAGCTGCCGGAACCCATTTTTGTTCAGGGGTTTATCAAACGCTATGCCGATTTGGTTGGGCTGGATGGTACCGCCATTTCCCATGAATTTCCGCTGGAACAGACCACCAGTAGCATTCCCAATCCCGTCGTCACCTACTCGCAACCTGTCACTGCCCGTCCTGCTGAGCCTTTGATCCAAGCTCCTGTCCAGTCTTCTGTGCCCAATCCGACCCGGCGGGTGGAAACTAGCCCTTCGAACGCGACCCCTCGCAACGCTTCAACCGTCGGCGATCGCTCCAATTCTTCTGCACCTACCGCTGAACCGATCGCTAGTTCCAGCACAATGCTCCAGGATTTGCCGAGTTCTTGGACGCGATCGCTGAACACCCCCTCTGACAGGCCCAATTGGCGACTGCCGGTGTTGGCCGGAATTTTAGGGGTAGTTCTCCTGGGCAGTATGGTATTCCTGCTCACCCAAAACCGGACGCCCACCCCCGAACCCGCCAGTCCTAGTGGGGCAACGACCGTTCCCCCGGCTCCCAGCCCAAGCCCCCAACCAATCACCGACGGGCGATCGGGAACCATCGCCGCAACTTCGACCACGCCAGCCCCCCAAGCTGCCGCCAGTCCTCAAGCTGCCGCTAGCCCATCCGCCGCCCCCCAACCCGGAGCCGTCACGGTGAATCTCAATGTGACAGACGACAGTTGGGTGGAAGTGGAAGTGGATGGCAAGGTCGAAACCTCGGCAACCTTGCCTAAGGGAACCCAGAAAACCTGGTCTGGGCAGAAGGAAATCATTGTTTACTCAGGGAATGCCAAGGGCGTCTCCGTTTCCCGCAACCAAGGTGCCGCCAAAGCCCTGGGGAAAACCGCCAACCCTCAAGGAATAAAATTTACGCCAACGGGGGAAAGTCCCCTCTAG
- a CDS encoding HetZ-related protein 2, with protein MTLAGKLAQEWRSQLQTDLPGQANAHGAIVSWLLGENQEQFDTFSHTQLDIARQAMDYRYRILRDRYLNASPERAYRNLIQRLSGLFLLRNKIKTWISLSRDRQRTVVDVLQEVIQELMQQDSYLQQQTAWISQCTPDPRLRNALVLAATEEYCLRPIRNQPLLMYRFVNYLRRSQRGGMTQVPTADFIRLVSEEVNPDDADGSVSLLDGQAISEYQDAQAQAQQQEIREAVVDNLAAYLDEKVGPEASEWLKLYLQGKTQETIAEALNMPIKQVYRLREKVSYHAIKVFATKKQPELVAEWLGG; from the coding sequence ATGACTCTAGCAGGCAAGTTAGCGCAGGAATGGCGATCGCAGTTGCAGACAGATTTACCGGGCCAAGCAAATGCCCATGGGGCCATTGTGTCCTGGTTACTGGGAGAAAACCAAGAGCAGTTCGATACCTTTAGTCATACCCAATTAGACATTGCCCGCCAAGCAATGGATTATCGCTATCGCATCCTGCGGGATCGCTATCTCAACGCCTCCCCTGAACGGGCCTATCGCAATCTGATCCAACGCCTCAGCGGCTTATTTTTACTACGCAATAAAATTAAGACTTGGATTTCCCTCTCCCGCGATCGGCAGCGGACGGTGGTGGATGTATTGCAGGAAGTGATTCAAGAGTTAATGCAGCAGGACTCCTATCTGCAACAGCAAACTGCTTGGATCAGCCAATGCACCCCCGATCCCCGGCTACGGAATGCCTTGGTACTTGCCGCGACTGAAGAATATTGCCTGCGCCCCATCCGCAACCAGCCCTTGCTGATGTATCGCTTTGTCAACTATCTGCGCCGATCGCAGCGGGGCGGCATGACCCAAGTGCCCACCGCCGACTTTATCCGTCTGGTGTCTGAAGAGGTCAATCCAGATGATGCTGACGGATCCGTTAGCCTATTGGATGGCCAAGCCATTAGCGAATATCAAGATGCCCAAGCCCAAGCCCAACAGCAGGAAATTCGGGAAGCGGTGGTGGATAACTTGGCTGCCTACCTCGATGAAAAAGTTGGCCCGGAAGCCTCTGAATGGCTGAAATTATACTTGCAGGGAAAAACTCAGGAAACCATTGCCGAAGCCCTCAATATGCCCATCAAGCAGGTCTACCGCCTGCGGGAAAAAGTCAGCTATCACGCCATCAAAGTTTTTGCCACGAAAAAGCAACCGGAATTGGTTGCAGAGTGGCTGGGGGGCTAG
- the galE gene encoding UDP-glucose 4-epimerase GalE, which yields MVKQPAKILVTGGAGYIGSHAVLALQQAGYEVVVLDNLVYGHADLVKEVLQVELVVGDTNDRALLDQLFQTHDFAAVMHFAAYAYVGESVSHPDKYYRNNVLGTLTLLEAMVAANIKQFVFSSTCATYGVPAEVPIPENHPQSPINPYGATKLMVERILADFDRAYDLRSVAFRYFNAAGADPQGRLGEDHQPETHLIPLVLMTALGRQPSVSIFGTDYPTPDGTCIRDYIHVSDLADAHVLGLEYLLQGGASDRFNLGNGNGFSVREVIETARAVTGQPIPAEEHDRRPGDPPALVGSSDRARTLLGWQPKYADLKQILTHAWAWHQSRHGLASSVTP from the coding sequence ATCGTGAAACAACCAGCCAAAATCTTGGTCACGGGTGGAGCAGGCTACATCGGATCCCATGCAGTCTTAGCTCTACAGCAAGCTGGCTATGAAGTCGTCGTTTTGGACAATTTGGTCTACGGGCACGCCGACCTGGTCAAAGAAGTTCTTCAAGTAGAACTGGTCGTGGGTGATACCAACGATCGGGCCTTGCTGGATCAATTGTTTCAAACCCATGATTTCGCTGCCGTCATGCACTTTGCGGCCTATGCCTACGTGGGGGAATCCGTCAGTCACCCCGACAAGTACTACCGCAATAACGTCTTGGGCACCTTGACCTTACTGGAGGCGATGGTTGCCGCCAATATCAAGCAATTTGTCTTTTCTTCCACCTGTGCCACCTATGGTGTGCCCGCCGAAGTCCCAATTCCTGAAAATCATCCCCAATCCCCCATCAATCCCTACGGAGCGACGAAGCTGATGGTGGAACGGATACTGGCCGATTTCGATCGCGCCTATGATTTACGATCGGTCGCTTTCCGGTATTTCAACGCTGCCGGGGCCGATCCCCAGGGCCGACTGGGGGAAGATCATCAGCCGGAAACGCACCTGATCCCCTTGGTTCTGATGACGGCATTAGGTCGCCAGCCTTCCGTGTCTATTTTTGGCACCGACTATCCCACCCCCGATGGCACCTGCATCCGGGACTACATTCACGTTAGCGATCTCGCCGATGCCCACGTCTTGGGCTTGGAATATCTACTTCAGGGTGGCGCGAGCGATCGGTTTAACCTGGGCAATGGTAACGGGTTTTCTGTGCGGGAAGTGATTGAAACCGCTCGGGCCGTGACTGGACAGCCCATTCCTGCGGAGGAGCACGATCGTCGCCCCGGAGATCCCCCGGCCCTAGTCGGCAGTAGCGATCGAGCCAGAACCCTTTTGGGTTGGCAGCCCAAATATGCGGACTTGAAACAAATTTTGACCCATGCCTGGGCTTGGCACCAAAGTCGCCATGGCCTCGCCTCTAGTGTCACCCCATAA
- a CDS encoding YdcF family protein produces MLLLVTDVFLLLTQVLLWILVALAARFVLLKALPKAFLGGLVLVLLVVVAALTFFKGAPEQGLLGDIWQIISLLFNPLGLILVFLAIVWRDAENKGVNATSKWLLRIAVAALILFSLPVFANFVAQRTELEAIQISQPDVPALPAGAQRVIVLMGQNTTRLKLRPRTEAPPTGQSNPEKNAIFGPPEQISEGRFSLLANQPVQLTEQGDRILYAAQLYQSERFNSPVIIVSAGPRPGRSKKEGDNADNISEASDINRLLQSQFGIPGSAIIQDNDSTSVIESAQNTRKILENRRINYGGQVMVVTSAIEASRTALTFSSELGQTGQNVTVISRPTDFYTIPPKGSITQRAKGRDLIERNLMVADFLPSMDALNISTKVVGESLTSLYYFLRGWVRPLRAG; encoded by the coding sequence ATGCTTCTATTGGTGACTGATGTATTTCTACTCTTAACCCAGGTTCTTCTGTGGATTTTGGTGGCGCTAGCAGCTCGCTTTGTTCTCCTCAAAGCGCTACCCAAGGCTTTTTTGGGTGGATTGGTACTAGTGCTACTGGTGGTGGTTGCGGCACTGACCTTTTTTAAAGGTGCGCCGGAACAGGGCCTGTTAGGGGATATTTGGCAGATTATCTCCCTGCTGTTTAACCCCCTAGGTTTAATTCTGGTTTTTCTGGCGATCGTTTGGCGAGACGCGGAAAATAAAGGCGTTAATGCAACGTCCAAGTGGTTACTGCGCATTGCAGTGGCGGCATTAATTCTATTTAGTTTGCCGGTATTTGCGAACTTTGTGGCCCAGCGGACAGAGTTGGAAGCGATCCAGATTTCGCAACCCGATGTACCAGCTTTGCCCGCAGGTGCGCAGCGGGTGATTGTGCTGATGGGGCAAAATACGACGCGACTGAAGTTGCGGCCCCGTACAGAAGCGCCTCCCACTGGCCAAAGCAATCCCGAGAAAAATGCAATTTTTGGACCTCCAGAACAAATTTCTGAAGGCCGATTTAGCTTGCTAGCCAATCAGCCGGTTCAACTGACGGAACAGGGCGATCGCATTCTCTATGCAGCGCAACTCTATCAATCGGAGCGGTTCAATTCGCCGGTCATTATTGTGAGTGCGGGACCGCGTCCGGGGCGATCGAAGAAAGAGGGCGATAACGCTGACAATATCTCGGAAGCCAGCGATATCAACCGATTACTGCAAAGTCAGTTTGGCATTCCCGGTAGCGCGATTATTCAGGACAATGACAGCACCTCTGTGATTGAGAGTGCGCAAAATACCCGTAAGATTCTGGAAAATCGGCGTATTAACTACGGGGGGCAGGTGATGGTCGTCACCTCCGCGATCGAAGCAAGTCGAACGGCTTTGACGTTCTCTAGTGAATTGGGACAAACGGGACAAAATGTTACCGTGATTTCCCGCCCCACGGATTTCTACACCATTCCACCTAAGGGTTCAATTACCCAACGGGCTAAAGGCCGTGACTTAATTGAACGTAATCTGATGGTAGCGGACTTCCTGCCTAGCATGGATGCGCTCAACATCAGTACTAAGGTGGTGGGAGAATCACTAACGTCGCTCTACTACTTCCTGAGAGGATGGGTTCGTCCCTTAAGAGCGGGCTAG
- the panB gene encoding 3-methyl-2-oxobutanoate hydroxymethyltransferase — MPVTLQHFAQWKQQGRRITALTAWDYAIAQILDHAEVDLILVGDSLAMVALGYETTLPVTLEEMLHHAKAVRRGVKHSFLVMDLPFLSYQEGWQQAMRSAGRALKETGVHAVKLEGGYPEMADTVARLVRAGIPVMGHVGLTPQSVRQLGFKQQGKTDVEGARILDEAIALEQAGAFSIILEHIPADLAQTITEKLSIPTIGIGAGVHCDGQVLVTTDVLGMGAWKPPFAKSYVNLRDTIGQAVQAFSEDVRSRQFPAE, encoded by the coding sequence ATGCCCGTTACGCTTCAGCACTTTGCCCAATGGAAACAGCAAGGACGACGGATTACGGCGTTAACTGCTTGGGATTACGCGATCGCACAGATTTTGGATCACGCTGAAGTCGATTTAATTCTCGTGGGCGATTCCTTGGCGATGGTGGCTTTGGGGTACGAAACAACGCTGCCTGTGACGCTGGAGGAAATGCTGCACCATGCCAAAGCGGTACGTCGGGGGGTGAAGCATTCGTTTTTAGTGATGGATTTGCCGTTCCTGAGTTATCAGGAAGGTTGGCAGCAGGCGATGCGATCGGCGGGGCGGGCGCTCAAGGAAACGGGGGTTCACGCCGTCAAGTTGGAAGGGGGCTACCCGGAAATGGCGGATACCGTGGCGCGCTTGGTGCGGGCCGGGATTCCGGTGATGGGCCATGTGGGTCTCACGCCGCAGTCTGTAAGGCAGTTGGGCTTTAAGCAGCAGGGCAAGACGGATGTAGAAGGGGCAAGAATTTTGGATGAAGCGATCGCCCTAGAGCAGGCGGGGGCCTTTTCGATCATTCTGGAACACATTCCCGCTGATCTGGCTCAAACGATTACGGAAAAATTGTCGATTCCCACGATCGGCATTGGGGCCGGAGTGCACTGTGATGGGCAAGTGCTGGTAACGACGGATGTGTTAGGTATGGGGGCTTGGAAACCGCCGTTTGCTAAGTCCTATGTCAATTTACGGGACACGATCGGCCAAGCGGTGCAAGCTTTTTCAGAAGATGTGCGATCGCGGCAATTTCCGGCGGAGTGA
- a CDS encoding Uma2 family endonuclease, translating to MVQSPSKPITLTEFLKLPETKPASEYIDGQVLPKPMPQGKHSVIQTELSTIVNSSLKSQRIGRAFAELRCTFGERSIVPDVSVFSWARIPRDPTGEIANSFSIAPDWTIEILSPDQSQTKVTKNILHCLNHGTQMGWLIDPAEQTIFVYLPQQQLTVFDEPAQILPCPAFANHLNLTVATFWGWLSE from the coding sequence ATGGTTCAGTCTCCATCCAAGCCCATCACTTTAACGGAGTTTCTGAAGCTGCCAGAAACTAAACCTGCCAGCGAATACATTGATGGACAAGTGCTTCCAAAGCCGATGCCGCAAGGGAAACACAGCGTTATTCAAACTGAGTTATCTACGATCGTCAACAGCAGTCTCAAATCGCAGCGAATAGGCCGAGCCTTTGCAGAGCTACGCTGTACATTTGGTGAACGCTCGATCGTGCCCGATGTCTCAGTCTTCTCTTGGGCAAGAATTCCACGGGATCCAACTGGGGAAATTGCCAATTCCTTTTCGATCGCGCCGGACTGGACGATCGAAATTCTTTCCCCAGATCAAAGCCAAACCAAGGTCACTAAAAATATTCTGCATTGCCTTAATCACGGCACTCAAATGGGCTGGTTAATTGACCCCGCAGAGCAAACCATTTTTGTCTATCTGCCGCAGCAACAACTCACCGTCTTTGATGAACCTGCGCAAATTTTGCCCTGTCCTGCTTTTGCCAATCACCTCAACTTAACGGTGGCAACCTTTTGGGGCTGGTTATCTGAATAA